A part of Ziziphus jujuba cultivar Dongzao chromosome 8, ASM3175591v1 genomic DNA contains:
- the LOC107424274 gene encoding pentatricopeptide repeat-containing protein At1g79490, mitochondrial: MICRRKLCPKHLQLLSKTPTSSYSFHNFHLRNSSFLYVNLLRNASNFRYLSSVVVSKLIPENPKFVEIPQSFNGSYFVGNPNFMDLGFVRSYCSRRNGVDECNDWIDEEIEYLDESGSVIYTGKGVRSVEPGLDDHVMIGGLKKPFLNASAVAKIVELVNRWKWGPELETQLDKLQFVPNMIHITQALRVIKDSDAALSLFRWSKRQPWYSPSDDCFLILFDSLNQTKNFDEIKSLFDEMVKDSSGNGNFSFSACNRVIQYLAKAEKLEMSFFCFKKIRDSGYKVDGQTYNSLITLFLNKGLPYKAFEIYEVMEAADCSLDGLSYELMIPSLAKSGRLDAAFKLFQEMKEKNFRPGFNIFASLVDSMGKAGRLDASMKVYMEMQGYGLRPSATMFVSLIESYVKAGKLDTAIRLWDEMKKAGFRPNFGLYTLIVESHAKSGKLDIAMSAFTDMEKAGFLPTPSTYSCLLEMHAASGQVDSGMKLYNSMTNAGLRPGLSTYTSLLTLLANKKLVDVAAKILLEMKTMGYSVDVSASDVLMVYIKDGSVDLALRWLRFMGSSGIRTNNFIIRQLFESCMKNGLYESAKPLLETYVSSAAKVDLILYTSILAHLVRCQDEQNERHLMSILGATKHKAHSFMCGLFTGPEQRKQPVLSFVREFFKGIDYELEEGAARYFVNVLLNYLVLMGQINRARCVWKVAYENKLFPKAIVFDQQIAWSLDVRNLSVGAALISVVHTLHRFRKRMLYYGVVPRRIKLVTGPTLKIVVAQMLSSVESPFEVSKVVLRAPGDSVMEWFKKPIVQQFLLNEIPSRADILMHKLNTLFPSSAPEIRSLSPPKPLITGRSM, translated from the coding sequence ATGATCTGCAGGAGAAAGTTGTGCCCTAAACATTTACAGTTACTCTCCAAAACCCCTACTTCCAGTTATTCGTTTCACAATTTCCATCTACGCAATTCTAGTTTTTTGTATGTAAATCTACTCAGAAATGCatcaaattttagatatttaagCTCTGTAGTTGTTTCTAAGTTAATTCCGGAAAACCCCAAATTTGTGGAGATTCCTCAGTCTTTCAACGgctcatattttgttgggaatcCTAATTTTATGGACCTGGGCTTTGTTAGAAGTTACTGTTCCAGGAGGAATGGTGTTGATGAGTGTAATGACTGGATTGATGAGGAGATTGAGTATTTGGATGAATCAGGCAGTGTGATTTACACTGGAAAAGGTGTACGGTCGGTTGAGCCAGGACTTGATGACCATGTTATGATAGGTGGACTAAAGAAGCCGTTTTTGAATGCATCTGCTGTTGCCAAGATTGTTGAGCTTGTGAATAGGTGGAAATGGGGACCTGAATTGGAGACCCAACTGGACAAGCTCCAATTTGTGCCTAACATGATTCACATTACTCAAGCTTTGAGGGTTATTAAAGACAGTGATGCGGCATTGAGTTTGTTTCGGTGGTCTAAGAGGCAGCCTTGGTATTCGCCCAGTGATGATTGTTTTTTGATACTCTTTGATAGTTTAAACCAGACTAAAAATTTTGACGAGATCAAATCATTGTTTGATGAAATGGTTAAAGATTCAAGTGGTAATGGTAACTTTTCGTTCAGCGCTTGTAATCGAGTCATTCAGTATTTGGCTAAAGCTGAGAAATTAGAGATGTCGTTTTTCTGTTTCAAGAAGATTCGAGATTCTGGTTATAAAGTTGATGGTCAGACGTATAACTCACTTATAACATTGTTTTTGAATAAGGGTTTGCCTTATAAGGCATTTGAGATATATGAGGTTATGGAAGCTGCGGATTGTTCATTGGATGGCTTGTCCTATGAGTTGATGATACCAAGCTTGGCCAAATCTGGCCGTCTTGATGCGGCATTCAAGTTATTCcaagaaatgaaagaaaagaattttCGGCCTGGATTTAACATCTTTGCATCACTTGTTGATTCAATGGGAAAGGCTGGGAGGTTGGATGCATCAATGAAGGTATACATGGAGATGCAGGGTTATGGCCTTAGGCCATCTGCTACAATGTTTGTTTCGTTGATTGAGTCATATGTGAAGGCAGGGAAATTAGATACTGCTATAAGGTTATGGGATGAGATGAAGAAAGCAGGGTTTAGGCCAAACTTTGGGCTGTACACTCTGATTGTCGAGTCTCATGCCAAATCAGGGAAACTTGATATTGCAATGTCTGCCTTTACAGATATGGAGAAGGCTGGATTTCTACCCACCCCATCTACATATTCATGTCTCTTGGAAATGCATGCTGCTTCTGGACAAGTAGATTCTGGCATGAAGCTATACAATTCAATGACCAATGCAGGTTTAAGGCCAGGTCTAAGTACTTATACCTCTCTTTTGACCCTCCTGGCTAATAAGAAGCTCGTTGACGTGGCTGCCAAAATTTTACTGGAGATGAAAACAATGGGATATTCGGTTGATGTGAGTGCTAGTGATGTTTTAATGGTTTATATCAAGGACGGTTCTGTTGATCTTGCTTTGAGATGGTTACGTTTCATGGGTTCTTCAGGGattagaacaaataattttataatcagACAGTTATTTGAGTCATGTATGAAGAACGGTCTGTACGAGTCAGCCAAGCCTCTCCTTGAAACTTACGTAAGCTCTGCTGCAAAAGTTGATCTTATTCTTTACACATCGATTCTAGCCCATCTTGTAAGATGCCAAGACGAGCAGAATGAGAGGCATTTGATGTCGATCCTTGGTGCTACAAAACATAAGGCACACTCTTTTATGTGTGGACTCTTCACAGGCCCAGAACAGAGAAAACAGCCGGTACTATCTTTTGTTAGGGAATTCTTTAAGGGTATTGATTATGAGTTGGAAGAGGGAGCTGCAAGGTACTTCGTTAATGTTCTCCTCAACTACCTTGTTCTTATGGGGCAAATAAACCGAGCTCGATGCGTATGGAAAGTTGCCTATGAGAATAAGCTTTTTCCAAAGGCAATTGTTTTCGATCAGCAAATTGCTTGGTCTCTTGATGTTAGGAACTTATCTGTGGGAGCTGCTCTAATTTCTGTCGTGCATACTCTTCATAGGTTCAGAAAACGAATGTTGTATTATGGTGTTGTGCCAAGACGGATTAAGTTGGTTACTGGACCTACTTTGAAGATTGTGGTTGCTCAGATGTTGAGCTCAGTGGAATCTCCATTTGAGGTTAGTAAAGTGGTGCTGAGAGCCCCAGGGGATTCTGTCATGGAATGGTTTAAGAAACCAATTGTTCAACAGTTTCTTTTGAATGAGATTCCATCAAGGGCTGATATCCTCATGCACAAATTGAACACTCTATTTCCTAGTTCTGCACCTGAAATAAGATCTCTTTCTCCTCCCAAACCACTCATTACTGGGAGGTCAATGTAA
- the LOC107424462 gene encoding proline-rich receptor-like protein kinase PERK2, translating into MKTINICMRLNILFPYFILAATLFAHSDARTSMRLVKEPPKRQSSLFLMTAAKLNLVKQLDSSNAGPYGVSSPFTLPPYDSLPPTPLPENAPPFCLYPPNTPQTPSTAIPAPVANIPPSTPTGFNPNPSGSVPSPPQLLPSPTTYIPSPSGSTLSPPYYEPSPPGFSPSPPGFNPSPPSPSSSIPSPTGFAPGPPSTSVPSPFGFVPSPPVFLPPIVYPPPTTPPSPKRAPSIALWCVAKPSVPDPIIEEAMNYACGSGADCASIQPQGNCFQPNTLFAHASYAFNSYWQRTKVAGGTCEFGGTAMLVTVDPSYDGCRFVYY; encoded by the exons ATGAAAACCATCAATATTTGCATGAGACTGAACATTCTTTTTCCCTATTTCATACTTGCAGCTACTCTGTTCGCTCATTCTG atGCAAGAACATCAATGAGACTGGTGAAGGAACCTCCAAAACGTCAAAGCAGTCTGTTTCTCATGACTGCAGCCAAATTGAATTTGGTGAAGCAATTAGATTCTTCCAATGCTGGACCCTATGGAGTTAGCTCACCGTTCACTTTGCCACCTTATGATTCCCTCCCTCCAACACCCTTGCCTGAAAATGCCCCTCCCTTTTGTTTATACCCTCCCAACACCCCACAAACCCCCTCCACTGCAATTCCAGCCCCTGTAGCTAATATCCCACCATCAACTCCAACTGGATTCAACCCGAATCCTTCCGGATCCGTTCCTAGTCCACCACAGCTCCTACCTAGTCCTACTACTTATATTCCAAGCCCATCCGGGTCCACATTGAGCCCACCATATTATGAGCCCAGCCCACCAGGTTTCAGTCCAAGCCCACCAGGTTTCAACCCAAGCCCACCTTCTCCATCCTCTTCTATACCATCTCCAACAGGGTTTGCCCCTGGACCACCTTCTACTAGTGTTCCATCTCCATTTGGTTTTGTTCCAAGCCCTCCAGTGTTTCTACCACCCATTGTTTACCCTCCACCCACTACTCCACCAAGTCCAAAAAGAGCACCAAGCATAGCCTTGTGGTGTGTGGCAAAGCCCTCAGTGCCAGACCCAATCATTGAAGAGGCTATGAATTATGCATGCGGGTCTGGTGCAGATTGTGCTTCCATTCAGCCACAAGGCAACTGCTTTCAGCCCAACACATTGTTTGCACATGCTTCCTATGCCTTCAACAGTTATTGGCAAAGAACCAAAGTGGCTGGGGGTACTTGTGAGTTTGGAGGAACTGCCATGCTTGTCACTGTTGATCCAA GCTATGATGGCTGCCGCTTTGTCTAC